In Trichomycterus rosablanca isolate fTriRos1 chromosome 5, fTriRos1.hap1, whole genome shotgun sequence, the sequence ggcgagtgggtgggtgggcgagtgggtgggtgaatgagtgagtgggtgggtgagtgggtgggtgggcgagtgggtgggtgaatgagtgagagtgggtgggtgaatgagtgggtgggtgggtgaatgagtgagtgggtgggtgaatgagtgggtgagtgggtgagtgagtgggtgagtgagtgggtgagtgggtgggtgagtgggcgggtgagtgagtgggtgggtgggtgagtgggcgAGTGGGTGggcgagtgaatgagtgagtgagtgggtgagtgggtgggtgggtgagtgagtgggcgagtgggtgggtgagtgagtgggtgggtgagtgagtgggtgggtgagtgggcgAGTGGGTGGgcgagtgggtgggtgggtgagtgggtgggtgggtgggcggGTGAGTGGgcgagtgggtgggtgagtgagtgggtgggtgagtgggcgGGTGAGTGGGCGAGTGGGTGGgcgagtgggtgggtgagtgggtgggcgggtgagtgggtgggtgagtgggtgggtgagtgggcgGGTGAGTGGgcgagtgggtgggtgagtgagtgggtgggtgggtgagtgggcgggtgagtgggtgagtgagtgggtgggtgggtgagtgggcgGGTGAGTGggcgagtgagtgggtgggtgggtgagtgggcgGGTGAGTGGgcgagtgggtgggtgagtgagtgggtgggtgggtgagtgggcgGGTGAGTGGgcgagtgggtgggtgagtgggcgGGCGAGTGAGTGTCCATTATAATTTCTACAGTTATAAATACTGAGGCACTTAcctcttcctctccactaagatcatcctcctcctcttcctctcctTCCTCGTCACCATCCTCATCATCAACATCATCGTCAATGTCTTCATCGTCGAGGTCGTCGTCCTCCTCCTCATCCCCCTCTTCCTCCTCTGCACCACAGTAAGACGTTTTATATCAATGGCTCCCTCGTCCAAACACTACAGCACCCGACCCGAAACCGAGACTCACCCTCATCCTCATCCTCCCCTCCAACGCCGTCGTCTTCCTCCGAATCGGAATCGGCCTCCTGGTCCTCGATGTCGAATCCGTCCAGGTACGTGAGCTGAGGTAGCAGTTTGAAGACGTTCTCCCGGTAGCCGTTCAGAGTCGTCACGTCACATTTGAAGAGATCGAGACTcttcaggtgctccagttttttCTGCACAGGTGAATAATGTCTGCGTTATAAACCCGTCAGAACCCGTTACTAGCTGGATATGCGTAGCTAGCTGCGTTACTCAGACGATTAAGCTGGTAAAGATGATCGGATTCATTCCAATAAGTGAAAATTATTTGTTTGCTTTATCTGGTCCTCAAATACAGTCAGAGGAAACAAACACAACTAGTTTAGCTTTAAttcttaaatataaacaaaatggtATTTCTATATGAGTAGAAACAAAGTCAAGGGAGCAACACGTTGATGTTAATAGCTAACATTAATACTTAACAATTATAGTCAATTAATTAGAGCCATCTTTGAATTTCCAAGGTTACGAAGGTTCCTCTGATGGACTCACAGATCCTTCATAGGTCTTTTATTGAATTCAAGTCCGGCGACTGGCCAGACAATCCAGGGACCTTCCCTTTCCTTCGAGTGGCACTTTCCTTTGGCTTTATATTTGGACCTTCTAATGGTTTGGATTCCTAATAATTCAGTCTAAAGCCCCGACCACACATGTACAATCAGGTCTTTAAGGAGCTGAGGGTTTCCTGACGTTTCCATGTCATTTCAAACAACGCGCTCTTAGCATCTGGGTAAAACGCATTTAAATACAATCGGGTACAAACCAGAGGTTCCAGTGTGTTCACATCTTTAAGTTTGTTGCCGCTCAGATCGAGATGCTTCAGGCTGGGAAGTTTCTCTGCTAAAACTTCAAGACCTCCAGAGATTCTGTTATCGCCCAGTTCCAACTGTAAAAACAATTCAACAGTCAATTTTACaagtcagaaaaaaaaaaacactaaccaATACTGTGgaattaaatattttagttCAAGTAGGGAGTAAGAGAAGAACATCTGACCTTTTTGAGTTTGGCGAGTTTGGGCAGGTTAGAGATGGAGGTTAAACCCACGTTTACTAAACTGAGATATTCTAGATTGACGAAGTCTGCAGTGAGACCCTCAATCTTACCCTCGTTCGATCTGCAGttctcgagatccagctctcgAACCTGAAACACAAAGCCATCAACATGTGAGTGGACTGTTGTTCAACCAGTCATGACAGAGCATCATCACCAAAGCTGTACAATCTTGTCCACTATGTATAAGGTTGAATAAATGTTTGTACTTAAAAGCTCAGACTCAATTCCCAATGCATGAAACTGAAAATTGACTATTTTCTACTCGGAGCTCAACGGAATAGTTGCTTTTTCCTACAGTTAAGACATCAGATTCCAGAACTTTGCTGAGATGTCTTCGATTGCGTCTTCAAGTGTTGTGAAACAGGTGAATCGATGTCAGGAGTTGATTCCACACATTACAACATCAACAACTGCCAATTAGTTACAAATATAATATGAGGATAATATGAGGATATGAGAATTTTGATGCTCCATTCCAATTGCCTGAGATTGACCACAAGAGTCGATTCCTTGTTTACTTTCTTTCTCTTAACACtgaattgcacagaaatgtgagTAATATAACAAGACAGATAAAATCCACCAGATAAAATAAGGCACAATCAAATAAGAGACTTTTTATTGTGACGAGTCTATATTAGACTAGCTCATGTTTCCATAAGATTTGAAAATAAGAATTGTTGTATCTGATGAATCTTTTTGGTCTACAACAGAATCAACTCTTTTAAGATCGATTTCCAACTGTTACAGAGAGTCATGTCCAGTCAAAACATGGTAATAAATGTAAGTAATTATGTTCTTGTATGAATAtgtttacagactttattgacaGTACTGCTATTGGTCATATTTCTGTTAAAGAATGAGAGGTTATTCGATTCCAGAGACTGAGGGAGTCGACTCAAATTCCAAGAGTTAAACGAATCAATTTCTAAAGTCGCTTTTAAACAGGACTTTTTACTAATTGAACAAATCTACAACTGTCAAATGGTTAGACATACAATGTGGatagtaaaaacaaacaatcaaGATAAAAGTTACGGTTCTAGTAATATTTTAACGAAAAATACGAACGACACTGAGTATGaatcgattttttttttgttcgaTTCCAAATGTTATTGATTCCAAGCGTCGGTTAAACACTGTTTTGGGTTACACATAAAGAATTTCCAGTTTACCCTAGTTAACCTTATCCATCCACCTGACATGATTTTTAATTTTGTAACACTTTAATAAGACTGAATGCCAGAGAAATAGTGAATCCACGGTACACAAAAAGATTCAGTTAAAATCGACTCCTTTGGTTTACGCTCAACTCCAGGAAGAATCGATTCTTTACGGCATCGAATCGGAGTTGTAATGGAGAGTCGCTTGATTTCGCCACAGCGACAACATGGCGTTAGAGATCCTGCTCGGCTACCGGCTTAGACGCATATTTAGCTAAAATAGCTCTAATGCGACACAAAACTTATTTAACAGAGTGTATACGgaacatttaaacatatttaaattgtaaaaatgctgtgtatttaaaaaaaaaaaaaagtgagaaaaTGTATGTTAGCGTAACTAGGTCAGATTTGAACATAAACGTATGGCGACCATTATGGGCGATACAAACACGTACAAATACACGAAATTTTGTCGTGTTTACGATTTAAAAACGTATtagtatacaaatataaaataaaatctggggttttatttacaatttagtTAGAAAaccgtgtttttattttacattttaaaatcgcCTCAGGTTTTAGTCAGCGCGAGGCAACTAATGGCGGGAACGGTAAGTTAGCAGCAGGCTAACCGTCCGATAACAAAAACTTGGAAAATTCGGATAGATTTTGTAAACGCTTTagttttataatgtttattcaAGTTTAGATAAAAATGATCGATCCGATCGTTTAATTCGATTAAAGGTAAGTGGAAGTCAAGTTAGTACCTAAAAACACAGACTTTACAcaaatttacacatttacagCGTGAATACCGAACAGAACTGAGGTAAATCTAAATATCTTAATTAAAAGTATTGaggtattttgtgtttattcgGGGTTTCTTAAGGAAAGGGTGTAGCGTACTGGTTAAACTAACAATCATGGCCACCAGCCTAAACCAGTTGAATTCGACACATCCCAACCAGACCGGGTGTGAGGGGAAAAGTTACAAATGTGGCCATtaatatgacaataaagcttaAAACATAATCGAATACACCaataaacacagatataaactgttaaaatgtacaaatagattttttttcccggaaaaaacatgtttttaaaagatgATCTAGTTCTATAGAGTAATCAGATTGTTTGGAACAACGGTATGGGTGTATTAATCACTAGGTTGCAATCATAAGTAATTAGGTGGATTAAAATAGTTAATATAACTCGAACCGAGCATGCAACATTGCAGCCATGTGCTTTAGACCAGTCAGGTAAGCACAGCATTAATAAACCATACAGGGTTCAGTACTGGCTCATGTTTACGTTTTATTTCCCTTTATATAATACAGTTCTTAGGTGTAGTCTGACTATCCTCAGCATGGTCCAAAGGACCTGAAGCTCGATCTAAGCATGCACTCACATCAGATGGAGTCCGATTCCTCAGCTCTAAATGGATCCTCTTTTTCATGTCCATGTCGCCCAGCTTTCAACAGAAACTAAGTTCAGAACTCGTTCGGATCCTCTTGGCTTTCACAGCAGATCAGTATAGATCCCCGGCAGGCTGAGGAACTAAAGATAAACAACCCGAACCCCTCTTACTGCCCCAAAACACACCACGTAAACTCGGAGAGAGTGGCAGAACAGAAGCCATGCAGCCGGAAAGAGAGAGGAAAGAAAATGTGAGACCGCGTGCAGCGCCGCATGTGGTAGAGTTCAGTACTGCACTGAAACAGCACACGTGCTAGTGTCAA encodes:
- the anp32b gene encoding acidic leucine-rich nuclear phosphoprotein 32 family member B, which gives rise to MDMKKRIHLELRNRTPSDVRELDLENCRSNEGKIEGLTADFVNLEYLSLVNVGLTSISNLPKLAKLKKLELGDNRISGGLEVLAEKLPSLKHLDLSGNKLKDVNTLEPLKKLEHLKSLDLFKCDVTTLNGYRENVFKLLPQLTYLDGFDIEDQEADSDSEEDDGVGGEDEDEEEEEGDEEEDDDLDDEDIDDDVDDEDGDEEGEEEEEDDLSGEEEEEEEDVGKSNNATRGEKRKREDDVTKGDEDDESE